Genomic window (Paraburkholderia phenazinium):
TGTTATTCACGTGACTAGTCCTTTTCTTTCGTTAGACGAAGGGATCCGTCAGAAATTGTCGATGCCGGAGCATCGCTTGACGCCGGGGGTGATGGTCAGATGCGTCGCCATCGTCGACGACTGTCCGCAAAAGTCGCTCAACGATACCTTCGAGAAATCGAACACAAATTGCTTGCCTTTCTTCGACACGGTGACTGTATCGTCGTTTGGCAACGCGAACACCTGAGCCCCGTTGGATGACTGGGTCACCTTCGCCCCGTTTGAAGCCACCAGGCAGTTGTTCACGCTACCGGCTACCGGTGTCGAGCTGGAGTAGTCGAACGTGCTGATCGTCCCGTTTTGAATCGTCACTTCCATGAAGTGGTCCACGGTGTTCCTGGTGGCGTGACAGGAAAATGTCTCGGCCTGGGCGACGCTGACGTTGCACGTGAGCAGTCCAGCGGAGATAGACAAGGCAATAAGAGGCTTGAGCATTATGTTCAGGTTTGCGTGAGTTGTTTGGATCCCAGTTGCCGTGGCAACTGCCGTGGTGTTCGCAATGGTCTTGTCGCCGGTGCCGGTGCCGGTGCCGGGAAAATTTCACCCTTTTCCAGCATTCCAATCATAGAAATCCCATCCCACGCCTGGTTTGGTGATGCATCCACCTACGTGAGCATTTTCTATATCCACTCCGGCATATCTCGGCCGTCCGGCAGTGTCCACCGTAATGGTCACCTGACCATTTGCACCATTGTCCTTGAAGACGTTTATATCCACCCCCTCGCCGTCCGGCAGGAACGTCGAGTCATCCCCCGCCGCGTCCTTCTCGGAGTAGAACTTTGCCACCCCTGAGATCGCCGACTTACACGTTTTCGACGCAAGGCTAATTTGGTAAGAAAAGATCCTCTTGCCCGCTGTGTCTTTGCCTACATCCTTCAACGTGATCGTCGCTGGATAGGGCAAGTCATGCGACGTCAGCGTTACACCGCGATCGTCCGCCCAGGAAGGCAGCATGAATGTCGAAATGATGAATATAAAGCTCGTTTGTTTCAGGAATTTCACGCGTACCCCCGATCGCCCGAAATCTTTAAGAACGTACCATCACCAAGTCGATGCGTCAGACGGGCACTCATTCCGAACCACGCTGAAACTCCGGTCTGGCCTTTGCTCAGCTTTGTGCACCAGATGCCGTCTTCGGGACAGGGGTCACCTGTGGCGGCGATGGTGCCTATCGGCAGGCGTGTAGCACCGGTCGCGGGTTGTTCTGCCGCAGACGTCTTGCTGGACAAACCCGCCAGCGGCAGGCCGGTCACCGGGTCGAGATTCTTCGCTTTCGCAAGCTGATTGATCAGTTCGTCGGAGGGTTGCTGCGGCGGCGCCATCGCATCCTGTTCCTTCTGCCACTGGAACGTGCCATCCCACGGGGGCAACTTCGCGGGCGGCAACGGTACGATTTTTTCGATGTCCGGAACCTTGGGATTGAGACCGTCGTTGGCGCGAATAAATAACTGAATCGCACGGTAACGTCGCGAACGTTCAGGATCGTTTGGTAAAGCAAGATATGAGAGGCGGTCAGAACTTGGTGGGGCTTTGAACCCATCCTCCAGAGCCAGAGCGGAGAGGGTATCGCCGGCCTCCACCCCCTTTTGATACACGCTGACGGCCTCGGGATAAAAACCGTTATTTTTCAGGTTAATCCCCAACGAGTTCGCCGCGTCGCCATACCCCTGGTCTGCCGCGCATTGGCGCATCTGCCTCGCAATTTCAGGAGCCCTGTCGTGAGGGGCGAGTTGCTCGGCCACGTAAGCCTGTGCTTGCGGGCTACCCAGGTCGGCCGCCTTGCGGAAATAACCCAATGCAGCGTCGATGTCTGGCTTCAAGCCGTAGCCCGTTTCAAGGTAGTGACCGATATCGTAGTAGCCGCCCGGTACGCCTTCCTGAATCAACCGCATAGCAAGATCAACCGACTCAGTAGGGGCGTCGGGCGAGTCGGCAAGACCTTGCGCAATCAACGACTGCTGGTTCTGGTTCGCCTTATAGTGCCCGTACGCGGCTGCAATCCGGTAGTAGCGCGCGATGTCGTTGAAGTCTTTCGGAGCGTCCTTTTTCTCCAGATAGCGGGCATAGAGGAAAAGGCGGTTCGCCTGTGGATCGAGCGCCGGCAGGTGATCTTCCTCGTGCACGCAGGTAAACGCGAGATCGGTGCGTACGGCGCTCATGTCAGGCAACTGGGCCGTTGGTGTTTCCTTTTTCGTACAGGCGCAGAACAGAAGGGCCAGCGCAATGGCCAGAATATGTCTGCTCATGGGTCAATCGAAAATGGTGACTTTCGGGGAAGTTCGCATGAATCCGACGAGTGAGGCAGCGGGCGGCTGCTTGCTTTTGCGGAGATTTGCATTGTTCTGGATCACGTCGATCCAGGCGCTAAAGGCTTTCTGCAGGTCCTTATCGGCGCCCTGCTTCAGTAGCGCGAAACCGGCGGCCGCAAGGTAGTCGCGAATCGCTACGATACGGTCATCACTGGTTGCCATGCAGACTGTGCGTCGTCATCAAGTACATCGAGAATGGAACGTCACGCGTCAACCGACATTGCCTGCTGGGAGGCCACAAGTTTCGGCGGTGGATCACAGTTGCAGATGCAGAGGTCATCGCTGAGCGCCACGCGTCGGCCGTCCGGACCCGTCATCGGCACGCGAGGCCCGTTGCACTGAATCTTGCCCGTCGAGTTGCACGCGGGACACGACACGTCATCGTTTTCGTGCGCGATGCTGCGGGCATTTAGCCCGAGCGTGGTCGAGCGGGCGAGCACCGTGCCATTCGCCGTGGTCTTGTCGCCGGTCTGGATGATGTAGCGGGTCATGGAGGTGAGTGGTTCCGTTCTGTCCGCTAGATCAGGCTTGGTCGATGTATCCGACCAGCTCCCATTGCACCTTCGCCATCTGCTGGCGCAGGCCCATTACCTGATCCAGCAAAGCTACTTTGCGCGGTTCACGCACGACGAGCGACGGCAGCACGTCGCCCTTCAGGAAGCGGCGCTGCGCGTCGCCAGTCTGACCTTTGCTCAGCTTTGCACACCAGACGCCGTCTTCAGGACAAGGTTCGCCTGTCGTAGCGAGCGTCCCGATCGGCAGACGCGCCGCGACGGTCGCGGGTTGGTCCACCGCCGATGTCTTGCTGGTCGTACCACCCAGCGGCAAGCCAGTCGCCGGGTCGAGGTTCTTCGCCTTCGCGAGCTCATCGATGAGTTCTTCCGAGGGTTTCTGCGGCGGCACCGCTGCGTCCTGCTGCTTCTGCCACTGGAACGTGCCGTCCCAGGGCGGCAGCTTCGCCGGAGGCAACGGCACGATCTTGTCGATGTCAGGGACCTTGGGGCTGCGACCGTCGTTGCGATCTATGAAGACACCGATTAGCTTATAACGCCGCGAACGCTCCGGGTCATTGGGCAGTGCGAGGTAATACAATCGATTGCTCTCTGGAGGACCCTTAAATCCGTTTTCAAGGAGGTAGGCAGATTTTGTATCCCCTGCCTCGACAGCCTTCTGGAGGAATTTGACCGCGTCTGGAAATAATCTGTCGGTGGTCAAGTCCAGCGCGAGATTGTAGGCCGCGTCGGCATAGCCCTGAGCCGCCGCGCATTCCCACATTTGTCGAGCGATGACTGGTGCCTTGTCGGGCGGCATCAATTGCTCGGCGACGTAAGCTTGTGCTTCGGGACTTCCAAGATCAGCGGCCTTGCGGAAATAACGCAGCGACGTTTCCGCATCCTGCTTCAGGCCGTAACCTATTTCGAGGTAGTGACCAATGTCGAAGTATCCGCCGGGCACGCCCTGCTCGACCAGTTGCGTGGCAAGGTCTACCGCTTCTTTCGACCCGTCAGGAGAAAGCGCCAAGCCCTGTGAGATCAATAACTGAGCGTTATGGTTGGCCTTGTAGTGACCATGTGCCGCTGCGATCCGATAGTAGCGGAGCATCTCGTCAAAATTTTTGGGTCCGTCCTTTTTCTGCAGATACCGCGCGTACTGGAAGAGGCTGTCTGCCTTCGGGTCGAGTGGCGGCAGGTGATCGGATTCATGCGTACAGGTGAACGCGAGTTTGGCGCGCACAGCGCTCATGTCAGGTAACTGGGCCACTGGAGCTTCCCTTTTTGTACAGGCGCAGACAAGAAGAACGAGCGAAATGATCAGGAAATGTCTGTTCATCGGTCAGTCGCTGAAAGAGCGATCTTTCGACGTTCGCACGAAAGCGATCAGCGAAGCGACAGGCGGCTGCTTCCCCCGACCGTGTCTATTTCTGTCCGTGATTGCACCCCACGCCTTGAACGCCTCTGCCGGGTCTGCCTGATCTGGAGAATGTCCACCTGCGTCAGTGGTATGCAGTCCCCACAACTTGATTCGCAACGCCCTTGCGACATCGCCATTGTCGCTGCAGAAGTTCAGTTCACTGTCCACCTTCATACTCCGGGTGTTGATGTTTGCAGAGCCTTGGGTCACGAAAGCGTCGTCGATGGTCATGACCTTCGCGTGTACATACACATCGGTCCATTGACCCGCTGGCGAATCCGGTGCAACCAGCGTGCAGATCTGAATTTTCAGGCCCGGCACTTCGGTCGGAGGAGTGTCCGGACTGATCTGCTTATTGAGCTCCTTCTTTTTCTTTACGGCGTCGAGCGCTGCTTGCGTGTCCTGCTGGTCCCACTGGTTCTGCTGGACAGCTTGCGGGAGTCCCCCCGCCGAACCACTCGATAGATCCACGGACATATGCTGGAATTGCTGCCCTACTGCCTGCTGCTTTACAAGCTGGGCTTCCAGTGCCTTTTGCTGCGCATCCAGGTCTTCTCCCCGTTGCAGGTTAGCTACGCCGGGCATCGAATTACCGGAGCCCAATGAATCAAGCATCATGTATGTGCTGGCGCTGCCGTTGCCTATCGCCGCCTCACTGGCGTTCGTGATGACGAACAAATAAATTGGGCCGTGTTGGCCTGTATCCCGTCCACCTCCAGTGTGTTTGTTCGCGACGTCCTTGATCTTGTCCGCAAGCTCCAGCCAGCGGAAATACTGGTTCTGGAAAAAGATGTACTGCGTCGCATTGTTCACCGCCTGCAGATACATCTTTCCAATGTCTTCCTTGCCCTTCTGCGACTGCGTGCGCAGCACCTGCGCCATGACCTTTACGTTGTCCTTGTCATCGTGCAGCTTTAGGCTACACCCGTCGACGTGCGCCCTGGCTTTGGTCAGACTCTGGCCTGTGGCATCGTCCCACGCCTCACAAAAGTTTGAGTTCAGATACTGCAGGACGGGTCCGGTGACACGGCCGGAGATGTCCTGCCACGGCGACGGACCATTGCGTCCGTCTTCGGGTTTGTTGACCTTGTAGCTGTGCTGGTCCGTATCCCAATACTGGTCGAGCATGTTATGGCCCATCACGAAGCCGACGGCCAGATCGGGGACTTCGTAGTCAATTAGCACCATCTTCTGATGATGCGTGGGTTCGCTCGCAAACCCGGTTTTATTTCCACTTATCAATCGAGGGTCCCACTTCTGCGCTTCTTCATAGCGCTCGACCCGGCCAACGATTTCAGAGCGTTCCGGGTAGCTAAAAGTCCGGGTAGCAAACTCAAGATTCTTGAAGGCGTCCTCCTTATGGAAATGCCTGTTGTAGGCACCACTCAGGCTATCCCATCCACCTATCACCGTGGTGCCCTTAATCTTGTCGGCCGTCGTGACCTTCGTGACATTTCTCATTTCCGCACCGCGATACCAGGCGTTATCGAAATCCAGCTCCTCCTTTGTCTGATAGTCCGCCGAGTACAGTGTTGTTTTCTTGGACACCCAGTTGGAAACACGGTCTGGAATAGTCCTCTTGACATCTGTCACGCCGTCGTAGCCCGGCATGTTGTTTTCGCTCAACGCGGCTACATAAAGAGGATCGTGCCAGCACAACAGCCGCACCTTGACCTTGCCTCCATTATCCAGATCCCTGAGCAACTCTCCGATCCGCTTCGCACGCTCTGTGCCGCGCTTGAAGTACATCGATGGCTGGAAACCCCAGCAGATAATGTCGACGGTCTTCGTCGCCTTGCTGATGGCTTCGTACACGGCGCCGAATGCATCGTGGCCGTTCACGAGGAACCGGTATGTTCCGTAAGTAGGACTGTATTCGGTTTTATCCACAAACCACTTCATGGCAACCCTGCCGGTGCACGTCTGGTTCAAGGCGATCGGTGTAGTGCTCGTCGTAGTCGATGCGGCCATGACTTATGCGTCCGAAGGAGGATTGAGAAGATCACTGTAGTACTGCCGGTGCACGGCGCGATCGGGAGCAGGCGTATCACCATCGGGCAGAGCTTCATGAAACTGGAATCCCTGATTCGCGAGCGCCCCGTTCGCCGGGTCCTTGTACTCGCCAGGCACCGGAATCTCATGCTTGTCGCCGTTGGCTAGCTCCAGCGTGTACTTCTGCGTCGTTACCTGATGATCGATCGGCAACTGGCCCGTCTTGTCGAACACACCCTGCTTCACCAGCGCACCGTCCGCAAACAGCTTGTACGGCATGCCGGCAGGAACGACGCTGGTGGCCGACGGTGACGCCATGGTGTTCAACGTCAACCGGCGCGTCGGCATGTCCTTGAACGCGGGGTTCGTGACATCCATCCGCGTCGGCCCGCTGAACGCGTGATCGGCGCCTTTGAAGTCGAGCTTCCCGGGTGCGTGGATCTCGATGTTGCCATCCTTGATGCGGATATACGCGCCTCCAGACGTCAGCAGGATTTCCTGCTGCGCGGCCGCCTGAACCTTCTCCGTCACCGAGGTCAGCAGCAGCGACTTCTGCGCGGTCAGCTCGACGTTATCCGCATGCGCCTGCACCTCCACCTTCCCCTTCGCTGCAAACAGCTTCATCCCCGCGTTCTGCACGAACAGGCTCAACCGGTTCGTGATGCTTGCGACCAGCGATTTGCCCGTCGCAATGTGCGTGCTCTGGCCGCTGACCAGGTTGATGTGCTGGTCCGTCGCAATGTGCGCCGACTTCTGCGTCGACAGTGCGATGCCCGCCGGCGCAGCAAACAGCATCACTGGTTGCGAGAACGCATTGGCATTGCCCGTGCCGCCGCCGGCCGTGACTCCGCCTCCACCCGCTGTGCCCGAAGTACTGTGTTGCGTCGCATCGGTGAAGCTCTTCAGCGCATCGTGCCCGTCCTTCAAGCTCTCGGCCTGCGAGGCTTCGCTCGCCTGCGACGATGCCTCCAGCACGCCCTCCGAACCGACGAGCTGGTTGCTGGCCTCACGCGCATCGAGCGGCTGGCTGGTGACCGGATGCGTCGTCACGTACAGCCCCTGGCCAGCGCGAAGTGCACCATATGCGTCCGAACTCAGGTCGAAGCCGCTGCCGAGAAAGTTGCCACGGCTGTTGCCGCTCTGGTTGATCAGGTATCCCAGGTGCAGCTGCGCATTCGCACTGCTCGAGTAAAGATGCACACGGTTCTGGCCCGTTGAGTCATCCATGACCATCTGGTTAAAGCCATCGCCCGAGAACTCCTTCGACCGGAAGCCCGAGAGCAGGCCGTTCGAATGCCATTGTGGCGTCGCTGCGCCGTTATAGACGCGATGAAGGGCGATTGGCCTGTCGATGTCATTTCCGACGTAGCCGATCAGCAACTCTTCGCCTGCGCGCGGCATGTGCACCGAGCCGTAACCATCACCGGTATCCGACTGCGCCACGCGCACCCAGCATGACGCGCGCTCATCGCCCTGGTTGATGCGGTCCCACACGAACATGACCTTGATCCGGTTTAGCTCGTCGGTGTACGCCTCGGCCCCCTGCGGTCCGACCACGATCGCCGTTTCCAGTTTCGCGTCCGGCTTGTGATGTTCGAACGGGCTACGGTACGGCACCGTCGTACGCTGAGCCTCGATCTCGACCCGATAGAAACCCGTCGAACCGTCGGCATTGGCCACCTTGAACGTACCGCCTGCGTCGTCGGCTTGAGCCTGTTTCAGTTCGAGGGACAGGCTGTGCGAAAAACTGGCTTCATGCCCGGACAGCGACAGGTTGTTCCCGATGGTCCAGACCACCTCGATGGCCGCGAACTCACGCTGGCCTGCCGGGTCGTTATCATGTTCCGGATGTCCTTCAACGGTGAAGCGCAACCCCGCATCGATCGCGCGAAGCCCGCCCTCACCGTGAAAGCGCTTGGCCTCCGACTCCCATTCCTCCATGCGGATTCGTGAAAGATCATCGCCGCGTGTCTGCTCCGCATAGGTGTAGCCGCCCGTGTATTCGTACACCTCCATCTGGGACGGCAATGAACCCTGGTTTGCCATGGTCGGAACGCTCGTCGCCTTCGGATTAAATGACGTCGACGGGTTTTTATAATCGAAGGTGCGCGTCGTCAGTAATGCCGATTGCAACGTGCGCGTACCCGACCACTGCACCAGCGCATCCGTTTCGCTGCCAGTTCCCGCGCGGTAGAACTTCACCTGTTCCGGCGAGAGCGCCGGCAGGGTCTCGAGACGGTCGGTGATCACCAGTGTGTGCGACTTGCCATCATCGGCCTGCTGCCAGAAACCGTACAGGCCCT
Coding sequences:
- a CDS encoding SEL1-like repeat protein → MSRHILAIALALLFCACTKKETPTAQLPDMSAVRTDLAFTCVHEEDHLPALDPQANRLFLYARYLEKKDAPKDFNDIARYYRIAAAYGHYKANQNQQSLIAQGLADSPDAPTESVDLAMRLIQEGVPGGYYDIGHYLETGYGLKPDIDAALGYFRKAADLGSPQAQAYVAEQLAPHDRAPEIARQMRQCAADQGYGDAANSLGINLKNNGFYPEAVSVYQKGVEAGDTLSALALEDGFKAPPSSDRLSYLALPNDPERSRRYRAIQLFIRANDGLNPKVPDIEKIVPLPPAKLPPWDGTFQWQKEQDAMAPPQQPSDELINQLAKAKNLDPVTGLPLAGLSSKTSAAEQPATGATRLPIGTIAATGDPCPEDGIWCTKLSKGQTGVSAWFGMSARLTHRLGDGTFLKISGDRGYA
- a CDS encoding PAAR domain-containing protein, producing MTRYIIQTGDKTTANGTVLARSTTLGLNARSIAHENDDVSCPACNSTGKIQCNGPRVPMTGPDGRRVALSDDLCICNCDPPPKLVASQQAMSVDA
- a CDS encoding SEL1-like repeat protein, giving the protein MNRHFLIISLVLLVCACTKREAPVAQLPDMSAVRAKLAFTCTHESDHLPPLDPKADSLFQYARYLQKKDGPKNFDEMLRYYRIAAAHGHYKANHNAQLLISQGLALSPDGSKEAVDLATQLVEQGVPGGYFDIGHYLEIGYGLKQDAETSLRYFRKAADLGSPEAQAYVAEQLMPPDKAPVIARQMWECAAAQGYADAAYNLALDLTTDRLFPDAVKFLQKAVEAGDTKSAYLLENGFKGPPESNRLYYLALPNDPERSRRYKLIGVFIDRNDGRSPKVPDIDKIVPLPPAKLPPWDGTFQWQKQQDAAVPPQKPSEELIDELAKAKNLDPATGLPLGGTTSKTSAVDQPATVAARLPIGTLATTGEPCPEDGVWCAKLSKGQTGDAQRRFLKGDVLPSLVVREPRKVALLDQVMGLRQQMAKVQWELVGYIDQA
- a CDS encoding phospholipase D-like domain-containing protein is translated as MAASTTTSTTPIALNQTCTGRVAMKWFVDKTEYSPTYGTYRFLVNGHDAFGAVYEAISKATKTVDIICWGFQPSMYFKRGTERAKRIGELLRDLDNGGKVKVRLLCWHDPLYVAALSENNMPGYDGVTDVKRTIPDRVSNWVSKKTTLYSADYQTKEELDFDNAWYRGAEMRNVTKVTTADKIKGTTVIGGWDSLSGAYNRHFHKEDAFKNLEFATRTFSYPERSEIVGRVERYEEAQKWDPRLISGNKTGFASEPTHHQKMVLIDYEVPDLAVGFVMGHNMLDQYWDTDQHSYKVNKPEDGRNGPSPWQDISGRVTGPVLQYLNSNFCEAWDDATGQSLTKARAHVDGCSLKLHDDKDNVKVMAQVLRTQSQKGKEDIGKMYLQAVNNATQYIFFQNQYFRWLELADKIKDVANKHTGGGRDTGQHGPIYLFVITNASEAAIGNGSASTYMMLDSLGSGNSMPGVANLQRGEDLDAQQKALEAQLVKQQAVGQQFQHMSVDLSSGSAGGLPQAVQQNQWDQQDTQAALDAVKKKKELNKQISPDTPPTEVPGLKIQICTLVAPDSPAGQWTDVYVHAKVMTIDDAFVTQGSANINTRSMKVDSELNFCSDNGDVARALRIKLWGLHTTDAGGHSPDQADPAEAFKAWGAITDRNRHGRGKQPPVASLIAFVRTSKDRSFSD
- a CDS encoding type VI secretion system Vgr family protein, with translation MDTQNIIGVTGGGLSQQDRLLKLDTPAGNNVLLPQRAIGRSRIGRDFTWTIDVVSTSGDVQLKTLIAQPVTLWVQQTDHSYHPHHAYVHTARRLGADGGLTSYQLTCASWMHFLHFRRDQKYWQDKPADQIISDVFNQHPQAQGMFRFALSKPLPSRSYCRQDETDWNFVHRLLESEGLYGFWQQADDGKSHTLVITDRLETLPALSPEQVKFYRAGTGSETDALVQWSGTRTLQSALLTTRTFDYKNPSTSFNPKATSVPTMANQGSLPSQMEVYEYTGGYTYAEQTRGDDLSRIRMEEWESEAKRFHGEGGLRAIDAGLRFTVEGHPEHDNDPAGQREFAAIEVVWTIGNNLSLSGHEASFSHSLSLELKQAQADDAGGTFKVANADGSTGFYRVEIEAQRTTVPYRSPFEHHKPDAKLETAIVVGPQGAEAYTDELNRIKVMFVWDRINQGDERASCWVRVAQSDTGDGYGSVHMPRAGEELLIGYVGNDIDRPIALHRVYNGAATPQWHSNGLLSGFRSKEFSGDGFNQMVMDDSTGQNRVHLYSSSANAQLHLGYLINQSGNSRGNFLGSGFDLSSDAYGALRAGQGLYVTTHPVTSQPLDAREASNQLVGSEGVLEASSQASEASQAESLKDGHDALKSFTDATQHSTSGTAGGGGVTAGGGTGNANAFSQPVMLFAAPAGIALSTQKSAHIATDQHINLVSGQSTHIATGKSLVASITNRLSLFVQNAGMKLFAAKGKVEVQAHADNVELTAQKSLLLTSVTEKVQAAAQQEILLTSGGAYIRIKDGNIEIHAPGKLDFKGADHAFSGPTRMDVTNPAFKDMPTRRLTLNTMASPSATSVVPAGMPYKLFADGALVKQGVFDKTGQLPIDHQVTTQKYTLELANGDKHEIPVPGEYKDPANGALANQGFQFHEALPDGDTPAPDRAVHRQYYSDLLNPPSDA